One window of the Grus americana isolate bGruAme1 chromosome 13, bGruAme1.mat, whole genome shotgun sequence genome contains the following:
- the LOC129212263 gene encoding E3 ubiquitin-protein ligase RNF182-like isoform X1 produces the protein MPQETRKISRREHLSNLKMNYTCTEGEEKVPNDELECKICYRKFTVHSRKPKILDCLHRICARCLTKILHIRDGPLCVSCPFCRRETELHEDKVEGLPNDTNIMSKLIVKDKTSWNSDCKEVVLTPKNLVSSSFSRGSSNCLVITIMEVQTDSPRVPSQSTASDYHADHGTESVSLSSRSWLDQDLFSKLCKHVPSTLVWLLGFLYFGSLPLGIYLLVIQKVTLGVVCMSFVPSSLTVRLLYSFCQCLCNGICDYSSQS, from the exons ATGCCTCAGGAAACCAGAAAAATTTCTAGACGTGAACA TCTGTCTAATTTAAAGATGAATTACACCTGTACcgagggagaggaaaaggtgcCCAATGATGAACTGGAGTGTAAAATATGTTACCGGAAATTTACTGTTCACAGTCGTAAACCCAAAATCTTGGATTGCCTTCACAGAATTTGTGCTAGATGTTTGACTAAAATACTTCATATAAGAGATGGACCTCTCTGTGTTAGCTGTCCCTTTTGCCGCCGTGAAACAGAATTGCATGAAGACAAAGTTGAAGGACTCCCCAATGACACAAACATTATGTCCAAGCTCATagtaaaagacaaaacatcATGGAATTCTGACTGTAAAGAAGTAGTTTTAACACCAAAAAACTTGGTTTCCTCAAGTTTTTCCCGTGGATCATCAAACTGCTTAGTAATTACAATTATGGAAGTACAAACAGACTCCCCAAGAGTTCCCAGTCAAAGTACTGCGTCGGATTATCACGCTGACCATGGCACTGAGTCAGTATCTCTAAGTTCTCGGAGTTGGCTGGACCAAGATCTCTTTTCAAAGCTATGCAAGCATGTACCCAGCACACTGGTATGGCTGCTTGGATTTCTTTACTTTGGTTCGCTCCCTCTTGGGATCTATTTACTAGTGATTCAGAAAGTGACCCTAGGTGTTGTGTGTATGAGTTTTGTTCCCTCCAGTCTAACCGTACGTCTCCTGTATAGCTTCTGCCAGTGCCTCTGCAATGGAATTTGTGACTACTCTTCACAAAGCTGA
- the LOC129212263 gene encoding E3 ubiquitin-protein ligase RNF182-like isoform X2, translating to MNYTCTEGEEKVPNDELECKICYRKFTVHSRKPKILDCLHRICARCLTKILHIRDGPLCVSCPFCRRETELHEDKVEGLPNDTNIMSKLIVKDKTSWNSDCKEVVLTPKNLVSSSFSRGSSNCLVITIMEVQTDSPRVPSQSTASDYHADHGTESVSLSSRSWLDQDLFSKLCKHVPSTLVWLLGFLYFGSLPLGIYLLVIQKVTLGVVCMSFVPSSLTVRLLYSFCQCLCNGICDYSSQS from the coding sequence ATGAATTACACCTGTACcgagggagaggaaaaggtgcCCAATGATGAACTGGAGTGTAAAATATGTTACCGGAAATTTACTGTTCACAGTCGTAAACCCAAAATCTTGGATTGCCTTCACAGAATTTGTGCTAGATGTTTGACTAAAATACTTCATATAAGAGATGGACCTCTCTGTGTTAGCTGTCCCTTTTGCCGCCGTGAAACAGAATTGCATGAAGACAAAGTTGAAGGACTCCCCAATGACACAAACATTATGTCCAAGCTCATagtaaaagacaaaacatcATGGAATTCTGACTGTAAAGAAGTAGTTTTAACACCAAAAAACTTGGTTTCCTCAAGTTTTTCCCGTGGATCATCAAACTGCTTAGTAATTACAATTATGGAAGTACAAACAGACTCCCCAAGAGTTCCCAGTCAAAGTACTGCGTCGGATTATCACGCTGACCATGGCACTGAGTCAGTATCTCTAAGTTCTCGGAGTTGGCTGGACCAAGATCTCTTTTCAAAGCTATGCAAGCATGTACCCAGCACACTGGTATGGCTGCTTGGATTTCTTTACTTTGGTTCGCTCCCTCTTGGGATCTATTTACTAGTGATTCAGAAAGTGACCCTAGGTGTTGTGTGTATGAGTTTTGTTCCCTCCAGTCTAACCGTACGTCTCCTGTATAGCTTCTGCCAGTGCCTCTGCAATGGAATTTGTGACTACTCTTCACAAAGCTGA